In the Bacteroidales bacterium genome, one interval contains:
- a CDS encoding 6-bladed beta-propeller, which yields MEKVFFLFFSFFFFFSCSVRQRESHLEGDCITINLDGEKEAFIPISSVFKNVQPIILETGKDCLIGNLSELQVFDGHIYVFDKYFAKSLFVFDMEGRFIRKIGNVGKGPGEYIQANDFTLDTENRFIYLSDRGNRVHKYQLDGTYINSITIPIPRSNINFIQYYNGRLYADVFPWEPDMADYMLLETDPDNGKILSRSLPIKYNKGWAELFFMGHSFFMSRLNSPPRYTQLFMDYIVSVDKEITPYIELKSKNLITDNDLKNLPETTYKTNLMEKLEPLQGRSKIFDVHNFVENENVIIFSYQTVIFNYFTVVYSKETGTVRIAEYLCNDLIFKHDKSGLYGRFIFFDAKGAYEILHTNMIDDFQESMRNNELLPGLEKAEQLMELNTESNPVIFYYEFKDAE from the coding sequence ATGGAAAAAGTTTTTTTTCTCTTTTTTTCTTTCTTTTTCTTTTTTTCATGTTCAGTCCGGCAAAGAGAGTCGCATTTGGAAGGGGATTGTATTACCATAAACCTTGATGGAGAAAAAGAGGCATTCATCCCAATTTCATCTGTTTTTAAAAATGTGCAGCCAATCATACTTGAAACCGGCAAAGATTGTTTAATAGGCAATCTTAGTGAACTTCAGGTTTTTGACGGGCATATTTATGTATTTGACAAATATTTTGCAAAAAGTTTGTTCGTATTTGACATGGAAGGCCGGTTTATCCGCAAAATAGGCAATGTAGGAAAAGGTCCCGGAGAATATATTCAAGCAAACGATTTTACATTAGATACGGAGAACCGGTTTATTTACCTTAGTGATCGGGGTAACCGTGTGCATAAATATCAATTGGATGGAACATATATTAATTCAATCACGATACCGATCCCCCGTTCAAATATCAATTTCATTCAATATTACAATGGCCGGTTATATGCGGATGTTTTTCCGTGGGAACCTGACATGGCTGATTACATGCTGTTGGAAACAGATCCGGATAATGGGAAAATTCTGTCACGTTCGCTTCCGATAAAATACAATAAGGGATGGGCAGAACTGTTTTTTATGGGGCACAGTTTTTTTATGTCGCGCTTAAACAGTCCCCCAAGATACACCCAATTGTTTATGGACTATATCGTATCTGTAGACAAAGAGATCACCCCCTATATCGAACTGAAAAGTAAAAACCTGATAACGGATAACGATTTAAAAAATTTGCCCGAGACCACATACAAGACGAATTTAATGGAAAAGTTGGAACCTCTTCAGGGACGTTCAAAGATATTTGATGTACATAACTTTGTTGAAAATGAAAATGTTATCATTTTTAGCTACCAGACTGTAATATTCAATTATTTTACGGTAGTGTACTCTAAGGAAACAGGAACAGTGAGGATAGCGGAATACTTATGCAATGATTTGATTTTCAAACACGACAAAAGCGGATTGTATGGACGATTTATATTTTTCGATGCGAAGGGCGCTTATGAAATATTACATACAAATATGATCGATGATTTTCAGGAATCAATGAGGAACAATGAACTACTTCCCGGTTTAGAAAAAGCAGAACAATTAATGGAATTAAATACTGAATCTAATCCGGTTATTTTTTACTATGAATTCAAGGATGCAGAATAA
- a CDS encoding alginate lyase family protein — protein sequence MRIIPVLFILLFASCKQTWPEKTSAVLKEQILQQAEGFLKETPITITSFVSDRSAGGIHDFYSEGDYWWPNPEDSDGPYIQRDGETNPGNFVAHRHAMVRFSRITGAMASAWLITGDDKYAAHAMEHAKAWFVDENTRMTPHLLYAQAIKGRVTGRGIGIIDTIHLMEVVQALSRMEQSKSIAPGDMEQIRKWFREYIHWLTTHKYGNDEMNAANNHATCWVMQVASFAKFTGDEATMEMCRKRYREVLLPKQMAEDGSFPREIKRTKPYGYSLFNLDAMATICQILSDEKNDLWNFTTEKGQNILKGIEFLYPYVLEKNKWPYEEDVLYWNEWPVAQPFLIFGAAAFDHNDYFELWSKLDHYPDVDEVLRNLPVRNPLIWMY from the coding sequence CTGCGTATTATCCCTGTACTTTTTATTTTATTATTTGCCTCCTGTAAGCAAACCTGGCCGGAAAAAACATCTGCTGTCCTCAAAGAACAAATACTGCAACAAGCTGAAGGTTTTTTAAAGGAAACCCCGATCACTATTACTTCTTTTGTCAGCGATCGGAGTGCAGGCGGCATACATGACTTTTATTCCGAGGGTGATTACTGGTGGCCTAATCCGGAAGACTCTGATGGTCCCTATATCCAACGTGACGGCGAAACTAATCCCGGAAATTTTGTAGCACACCGGCATGCAATGGTTCGTTTCAGCCGTATCACAGGCGCTATGGCTTCCGCATGGCTGATCACCGGAGACGATAAATATGCTGCCCACGCTATGGAACATGCCAAAGCATGGTTCGTAGATGAAAATACCAGAATGACCCCTCATCTTTTGTATGCGCAGGCAATCAAAGGAAGGGTAACCGGACGAGGGATAGGTATCATAGATACCATACACCTGATGGAGGTGGTTCAGGCATTATCGCGAATGGAACAATCAAAGAGCATTGCCCCGGGTGATATGGAACAAATACGGAAATGGTTCAGGGAATATATCCATTGGCTGACTACCCATAAATACGGGAATGATGAAATGAATGCCGCCAATAACCATGCTACATGCTGGGTAATGCAGGTTGCTTCCTTTGCTAAATTTACCGGAGATGAGGCAACCATGGAAATGTGCAGGAAAAGATACCGTGAAGTATTATTACCCAAACAAATGGCCGAAGATGGTAGCTTTCCAAGGGAAATAAAACGTACCAAGCCATACGGCTACTCTTTGTTCAATCTGGATGCTATGGCTACCATATGCCAGATCCTTTCCGATGAAAAAAATGACCTTTGGAACTTCACTACCGAAAAAGGACAAAACATACTGAAAGGTATTGAATTTTTATACCCATATGTCCTCGAGAAAAACAAATGGCCCTACGAAGAGGATGTCCTTTATTGGAATGAATGGCCCGTAGCACAGCCATTCCTTATATTCGGCGCTGCTGCATTTGATCACAACGACTATTTTGAATTGTGGTCAAAACTAGATCATTACCCGGACGTGGATGAGGTATTGCGCAATTTACCGGTACGTAATCCTTTGATATGGATGTATTAA
- a CDS encoding metallophosphoesterase — protein MKKKLIFSISWLLSVSFFVSGQHRADRQHLTDPNSFSMILLGDPQGYTKYDINQPLFDLCTAWIADNIDHLKIKAVLCTGDIVEQNENIVRNRKMLNQTSREMWEAGSRAFERLDNKVPYIISAGNHEYGYRSSENGMTHFPEYFPFERNTAWRDICVSAFPNRSGVESLENAAFEFNEPNWGKLLVITSEFAPRDEVLDWAKKLAADPQYKGHKVIFMTHSFLRERTAERIKEEGYAITPRNWGEAVWKKLIEPSDNIFMVICGHTGKPGDFEESVAYRVDKNSAGKKVHQMMFNVQVLGGGWEGNGGDGWLRILEFMPDGKTIKVKTYSPLFGISPSTKHLAHRTGSYDQFDMVME, from the coding sequence ATGAAGAAGAAATTAATATTTTCTATCAGCTGGTTGCTAAGTGTTTCATTTTTCGTTTCAGGCCAGCATAGAGCGGACCGGCAACATCTGACAGATCCGAATTCGTTTTCAATGATCTTACTGGGCGACCCGCAAGGATATACCAAGTATGACATCAATCAACCATTGTTTGACCTTTGTACGGCCTGGATCGCCGACAATATCGATCACCTGAAGATAAAGGCAGTGCTGTGTACTGGTGATATTGTTGAGCAGAATGAGAATATCGTGCGCAACCGTAAGATGTTGAACCAGACCAGCCGGGAAATGTGGGAAGCAGGTTCGCGCGCTTTTGAGCGTTTGGACAACAAAGTGCCTTACATTATTTCAGCCGGTAATCATGAATACGGATACCGAAGTTCAGAAAATGGCATGACGCATTTTCCCGAATATTTCCCGTTCGAACGAAATACGGCATGGCGTGATATATGCGTGAGTGCATTCCCGAACAGAAGTGGAGTTGAATCATTGGAAAATGCGGCGTTTGAATTTAATGAACCGAACTGGGGAAAGCTGCTGGTAATCACTTCCGAGTTTGCTCCGCGGGATGAGGTGCTCGACTGGGCGAAGAAATTAGCTGCCGATCCGCAGTATAAAGGTCATAAAGTGATTTTTATGACCCATTCTTTCCTGCGCGAACGGACGGCAGAACGGATCAAAGAAGAAGGCTATGCTATTACGCCGCGTAACTGGGGTGAAGCTGTCTGGAAGAAGTTAATAGAGCCGTCCGACAATATTTTCATGGTGATCTGCGGTCATACGGGAAAGCCGGGTGATTTTGAAGAATCGGTCGCTTACCGGGTAGATAAGAACTCAGCCGGAAAGAAGGTACACCAGATGATGTTTAATGTGCAGGTCCTTGGCGGAGGATGGGAAGGTAACGGCGGTGACGGCTGGCTTCGTATATTGGAGTTTATGCCTGATGGTAAGACCATAAAGGTGAAGACTTACTCGCCCTTATTCGGTATTTCGCCCTCAACCAAACATCTGGCGCATCGTACAGGATCGTATGATCAGTTTGATATGGTGATGGAATAA
- a CDS encoding aminopeptidase produces MIKKVIFSLGCLMMGFAAFSQQNSNYEFTVIKEVKTTPVKDQSSSGTCWGYAGISFIESELLRKGKPEYDLSEMWIVRHTYPAKAEKYMRLHGKINMEAGGSFEDVFWVMRTFGIVPQEVYQGLNYGEDRNVHAELDAIAKAYVTAVLKTHDDAKAKNRAYTLTTAWLNGFNGFMDAYLGERPEKFTYQGKQYSPQSFMQSLDVDLDDYVSITSYTHHPFYQKFILEIPDNWIWGASYNLPMDEMLEVARYALNNGHSVLWGADVSEKGFAYRKGFAVVPETNAEEMSASDKAHWIGVSDKERESQIMKLDGIVPEKKITQEMRQQAFDNFLTTDDHGMHITGIAKDQNGNTFFKVKNSWGTSDSKYNGYFYVSEPYFSFKTMNYIVHKEAIPKHIAKKLNIQ; encoded by the coding sequence ATGATAAAAAAAGTTATTTTTTCTCTGGGTTGTTTGATGATGGGCTTTGCTGCATTTTCCCAGCAAAATTCGAATTATGAGTTTACAGTCATCAAAGAAGTAAAAACCACCCCGGTCAAGGACCAGAGTAGCTCAGGTACTTGTTGGGGTTATGCGGGTATTTCTTTTATTGAAAGTGAACTGTTGCGTAAAGGAAAGCCGGAGTATGACCTTTCGGAAATGTGGATTGTACGGCATACCTATCCGGCCAAAGCCGAGAAATATATGCGGCTGCATGGTAAAATAAATATGGAGGCCGGCGGATCATTTGAAGATGTATTCTGGGTAATGCGTACCTTCGGGATAGTACCCCAGGAAGTATACCAGGGTTTGAATTATGGGGAAGATAGAAATGTACATGCCGAACTGGACGCCATAGCCAAAGCGTATGTCACTGCCGTGTTAAAAACACACGATGATGCCAAAGCGAAAAACCGGGCATATACCCTGACCACAGCCTGGCTCAACGGTTTTAACGGATTTATGGATGCTTATCTGGGCGAACGTCCTGAAAAATTCACCTATCAGGGCAAACAATATTCACCGCAAAGTTTCATGCAGTCGTTAGATGTCGACCTGGATGATTATGTGTCCATTACCTCTTATACCCACCATCCTTTTTACCAGAAATTCATTCTGGAAATACCGGATAACTGGATATGGGGAGCATCCTACAACCTTCCGATGGATGAAATGCTGGAAGTGGCCAGATATGCACTGAATAATGGCCATTCGGTATTATGGGGAGCTGATGTCAGTGAAAAAGGATTTGCTTACCGTAAGGGATTCGCCGTAGTACCCGAAACCAATGCGGAAGAAATGTCCGCTTCGGATAAGGCGCACTGGATCGGTGTTTCCGATAAAGAACGCGAGAGCCAGATCATGAAACTGGACGGGATAGTTCCTGAGAAAAAGATCACACAAGAAATGCGGCAACAAGCATTCGATAACTTCCTGACCACCGACGATCATGGTATGCATATCACCGGTATAGCTAAAGATCAGAATGGAAATACTTTCTTTAAGGTGAAAAACTCCTGGGGAACTTCGGATAGTAAATACAATGGTTATTTTTATGTTTCCGAACCTTATTTTTCGTTCAAAACCATGAATTATATAGTGCATAAAGAGGCTATACCCAAACACATTGCCAAAAAGTTAAATATACAATAA
- a CDS encoding alpha-L-fucosidase: MKFKFIILFLSCRLFMLHAQTVFNNADEQGMEIGKLDLHQDSVAVIDALTGWWADSEKTLEKRMAWYSEAKFGCFIHWGVYSMAGGEWNGKIVRGYAEHLMRSQKIPLTEYKERLIKPFNPTGFDADEWMQHAKNAGMRYFIVTAKHHDGFAMYFSDAYPYDMRMTVYNRDPMKELRNAAKKYGIKFGFYYSHAFDWEHPDAPGNDWDYDHPGGDKLLHGANWWLNYPEFLPHAEKYVNEKSIPQIQELMRNYQPDIMWFDTPHKLPLYENIRILKVIREMSPNTVVINGRLARFSGRNLGDYANTGDRAAYFFPIKDKYWESIPTTNESYGYSKYDLSHKSPTHFIRLLASATSKGGNILMNVGPMGNGKWDEKDVQIFKGVGEWLKVNGEAIYGNEKTGLPIQNWGVTTRKGNKLYLHVHQWPENGELILGGITAEISGADILSTKEKVVFEKLTDKDILLKLPVVCPDTSSTVIVLTIKKTYQADDYRLLIPGEKNILLTFDASLSQGLATGDGKVHRNYVHQWKNNNQTISWKVRLLKPASYRVSIEYNKDNPTDSGTIVLDIDGKTYNADYVPNRRSENNEKLFIAVVDLPAGEHHIILKGGHYKGKQYMRPMQLTMDRY; the protein is encoded by the coding sequence ATGAAATTTAAATTTATCATACTTTTTCTTTCCTGCCGCCTGTTCATGCTTCATGCGCAGACTGTTTTTAATAATGCTGATGAACAGGGAATGGAGATCGGCAAGCTCGACCTTCATCAGGATAGTGTGGCAGTAATTGATGCTTTGACGGGATGGTGGGCCGATTCGGAAAAGACGCTGGAAAAACGGATGGCGTGGTATAGTGAAGCCAAATTCGGATGTTTCATCCATTGGGGGGTATATTCTATGGCCGGGGGAGAATGGAACGGTAAGATCGTACGTGGTTATGCCGAACACCTGATGCGTAGCCAGAAAATCCCTCTTACCGAATATAAAGAACGACTGATAAAACCGTTCAATCCTACCGGTTTTGATGCCGATGAATGGATGCAACATGCTAAAAACGCAGGCATGCGTTATTTCATTGTTACAGCCAAACACCATGACGGATTTGCTATGTACTTTTCAGATGCCTATCCGTATGATATGCGTATGACCGTATATAACAGGGATCCGATGAAAGAATTGCGGAATGCGGCCAAAAAATACGGCATCAAATTCGGATTTTACTATTCCCACGCATTTGACTGGGAACATCCGGATGCTCCCGGTAATGACTGGGATTATGATCATCCCGGGGGAGATAAACTGCTGCATGGCGCCAATTGGTGGCTGAACTATCCGGAATTTCTTCCTCATGCCGAAAAATACGTGAATGAGAAATCTATTCCCCAGATTCAGGAACTGATGCGCAACTATCAGCCGGATATCATGTGGTTTGATACTCCCCATAAATTACCTTTGTACGAAAATATCCGGATTTTGAAAGTGATCCGTGAAATGTCACCCAATACCGTTGTGATCAATGGACGTTTGGCCCGTTTTTCAGGACGAAACCTCGGAGATTATGCAAATACGGGGGACAGGGCGGCATATTTTTTCCCGATTAAGGATAAATACTGGGAATCCATCCCTACTACCAATGAATCGTACGGATACAGCAAGTATGACCTATCCCATAAGTCACCGACACATTTTATTCGTCTGTTGGCCAGCGCTACGTCAAAAGGTGGCAATATACTGATGAATGTCGGTCCTATGGGGAATGGAAAATGGGATGAAAAAGATGTTCAGATATTCAAAGGAGTAGGAGAGTGGCTGAAGGTGAACGGGGAAGCCATTTATGGAAATGAAAAAACCGGACTACCTATCCAGAACTGGGGAGTAACAACACGAAAAGGAAATAAACTTTATTTGCATGTACACCAATGGCCGGAAAACGGTGAACTGATCCTGGGAGGGATTACGGCAGAAATTTCCGGGGCCGATATTCTTTCTACAAAAGAAAAAGTTGTTTTTGAAAAGCTTACAGATAAAGATATCCTTCTGAAGCTACCGGTTGTTTGTCCGGATACTTCGAGTACTGTGATCGTCTTAACCATAAAAAAAACGTATCAGGCAGACGATTACAGGTTGTTGATCCCGGGGGAAAAGAATATACTGCTCACCTTTGATGCATCCTTAAGCCAGGGACTTGCTACTGGTGATGGAAAAGTTCACCGGAATTATGTACATCAATGGAAAAATAACAACCAGACCATCTCATGGAAAGTACGTCTGTTAAAACCTGCCAGTTACCGTGTAAGCATAGAATATAATAAGGACAATCCTACGGATTCAGGCACCATTGTTCTTGATATTGACGGGAAAACATACAATGCGGATTATGTACCGAACAGACGATCAGAAAATAATGAGAAATTATTTATTGCAGTGGTCGATTTGCCTGCAGGGGAACATCATATTATCCTGAAGGGCGGTCACTATAAAGGCAAACAATATATGCGTCCTATGCAACTGACCATGGATAGGTATTGA
- the lepB gene encoding signal peptidase I produces the protein MKINLKMPSKKMQQRILNVLLCLCLVVLAVRAIQRWVADVCKVPTDSMENAVMAGDRLVVRKMQEFGRGDVIVFNHPDGSDVQLVKRCIGLPGDTVRIFQSVIYINGQAAAAIPTVRKCPWDFSLDFPLRSLGWDINNYGPVVVPARNLSVPLDSAAMNLYRNMIRTEGHEVSCTDGIFYIDTKQATDYTFRTDGYFVLGDNRGNSLDSRHWGFVSEELVVGKVWMVYFSRDAIRSRIRWDRIGKKVE, from the coding sequence ATGAAAATCAATTTGAAGATGCCGTCGAAAAAAATGCAGCAACGCATCCTGAATGTTTTGCTGTGTTTGTGTTTGGTGGTATTGGCTGTACGGGCGATCCAACGCTGGGTAGCGGATGTTTGTAAGGTGCCTACCGACAGTATGGAAAATGCCGTTATGGCCGGCGACCGTTTAGTGGTGCGCAAAATGCAGGAATTCGGCCGGGGTGATGTCATTGTTTTCAACCATCCCGACGGGAGCGATGTGCAGTTGGTAAAGCGCTGTATCGGCCTGCCCGGTGATACGGTGCGCATTTTTCAGAGCGTGATTTACATCAACGGACAGGCGGCGGCCGCTATTCCCACTGTCCGGAAATGTCCGTGGGATTTTTCCCTGGACTTCCCCCTACGCAGCCTGGGGTGGGACATCAATAATTACGGGCCGGTGGTGGTGCCGGCCAGAAACTTATCCGTACCGTTAGATTCTGCAGCTATGAACCTGTATAGGAATATGATACGGACAGAAGGTCATGAGGTATCCTGTACGGATGGCATTTTTTATATCGATACAAAACAGGCAACGGATTATACTTTCCGTACCGATGGCTATTTTGTGCTGGGCGACAACCGTGGCAACTCACTCGACAGCCGTCATTGGGGCTTTGTGTCTGAAGAGTTGGTTGTGGGTAAGGTATGGATGGTGTATTTTTCGCGCGATGCTATCCGAAGCAGGATCCGATGGGACAGGATTGGAAAAAAAGTAGAATGA